The Glycine soja cultivar W05 chromosome 3, ASM419377v2, whole genome shotgun sequence genome window below encodes:
- the LOC114406088 gene encoding gamma-interferon-responsive lysosomal thiol protein-like has product MVFPKLVITIALILVLFLFICESQGASYASASHNAGHGADINTSLAHQKVNLSVYYDSLCKTCAKFIIEDLRDIFGNNLISIVNLQLVPWANAYVNNTNKSISCQNGPDECELNSLESCALNLWSKVDIQYQFVNCFEFLAIKGTIKEWKEECLNQLGLPKEPFLNCFNMGNGTELGKTYINQIAQLDPPPSFVPWVVVNNQPVEKDYANFAHYVCKAYRGVVVPGVCNTLLK; this is encoded by the exons atggTTTTTCCAAAACTAGTTATCACCATTGCATTGATATTAGTCCTTTTCCTCTTCATATGTGAATCTCAGGGTGCATCTTATGCTTCTGCTTCACATAATGCTGGTCATGGTGCTGACATTAATACATCACTTGCACATCAGAAAGTTAATCTATCAGTGTATTATGATAGTCTTTGCAAAACTTGTGCAAAATTCATTATTGAGGATCTGAGGGATATCTTTGGCAACAACCTCATCAGCATTGTCAATCTTCAGCTAGTGCCTTGGGCCAATGCTTACGTCAATAATACCAACAAATCCATATCATGTCAG AATGGACCAGATGAATGCGAGCTAAATTCATTGGAATCATGTGCCCTTAATCTTTGGTCTAAAGTG GACATACAATATCAATTTGTTAACTGCTTTGAGTTTCTGGCAATTAAAGGAACGATTAAGGAATGGAAGGAAGAATGTTTAAACCAATTGGGTTTGCCTAAGGAGCCTTTTCTGAATTGCTTCAACATGGGAAATGGAACAGAG CTAGGGAAAACATATATTAATCAAATCGCACAACTTGACCCACCTCCTTCATTTGTGCCATGGGTGGTGGTGAATAATCAGCCTGTTGAAAAA GACTATGCAAATTTTGCACATTATGTTTGCAAGGCTTACAGAGGCGTTGTGGTTCCAGGGGTCTGCAATACTCTTTTGAAATGA